From the genome of Solanum stenotomum isolate F172 chromosome 5, ASM1918654v1, whole genome shotgun sequence:
GCAGCCTTTAATTTCCAAGTTCCGTAATTTGGTGAGGCGTCGCATGGCATCTCTAGATGGCAGATGCTCTAGTTTCTTGCATTTCTGTAGAAATAACTCTTGCAAAGAAACAAGGTTACCGAGCCCATCCAATATAGCTTCTAACAATGGACAATCATTTAAGCACAGATAACATAATTTGGGCATGGCATCTGAGAAGTCCAGATGTTGTAGCCGTTTGCACCCCATTAGCATTAATCTTTCAAGAGAAGTAAGGTTGCCAAATCTATGAGGAAGAGCCTCGATTCCAAATCCATATATTTTGATCTCTATAAGGTCAGAGAGTTGCATAAGCTGATAGGGAAGAGAATCCCAGTGCAAGTGTCCCCACACCTCCAATGTATGAAGAGACTGAATGCcatcaaatatcaattggaATGCCTCAAAATCCACCATTTCTGAGAAAGGACCTATTTCCAAATTCTGTAACCCAATGAGACGAAGGCCACCTGCGGGTACACTAATCAATTTGggacattttgatatattcaaatatGAAAGTGAAGGTTTTTCCCCGACATGTAAAGGGAAGGAAACTAAGTTGTTACAGTTGAAGACCTTCAAAGATTCCAAAGACCGACAATGCTCTAGCATCCCACTTGGTAAACTGGTCAATCCATCACAAGAGATTAACTGAAGACTTTGGAGGGAAGTCAAATAATTCTCTCCAGTGGGAACTGGAAAGGAACTGAAATTGGTGCAGAGGTTAATCCTTAAGCTCTTAAGAAAATGGAGATTATACAAGCTCTGTGGCAATTCATGAAACTCTCTGCAGTCTGCGACCGATAGGTGTTGAAGAGAAGCGTTGTTACGTAGCATCTCATCTGGAAAACAAGTGAGCTCTTTCACATCATACACACTAAGAATTACAAGAGATGTCAAGTTGCTGCACCAGTTCAACAATGGCATTTCACTGTCAACTTCGACAATCTCTAATTCACGTAGGATTTCAAATTGATTCGGAGTACTTTTTAACAATGGACAGTTAAAAATCCTCAACTTCTCAAGCCCAGGAAACATTCTTGCCCCACTTGTTGTTGGTATCAATTCCACTCCCTTCCACTCAATAAGGCTACGCATATTCTCCAATAGAAGTTCTTTCAATGACGGGAACACTTGGAATTTGCTGCACGATCCATTATCATTAACCTCAACACCATAAAATGTAGGTCCAATGAATTCCAATTCAGGGAGTCCTATCAGCTTAAGATGCCGAAGGAACTTCAGTTGGCCAAGCGATGGAATTTCTTTGCACCTTTTGCGACCACTTAATGTCAACTTGACCAAATTTGGTAGCGACTCTTCACTGAACCATGAAGGAAATCTAGTGCCCAAATAGTCCTCCACCAGTAAGGTTTTCAAGTTAGGATGCGGTTGAAGACCATCCAACACATGCTCATCAATGGTTTCACAGCCTTCTGGTCCATCACGGAACCACACATATGACAGCTTGTAAATATTCGATTTCTCTTGTAAATATGTTGTTCGAGCTTCTTCTCTACTACGGACCAATTGGAGATGATTGATCCTCAATTCACCTCTAAGGTTCTTCAAACGACCTAATTCTTCTATTCGACGACCTTTCTCTAAACCCACATTGAAATACTGTAGGGTCTGAAGACAACTCAATTGTCCCATGTTAAGTGGCATCTGACTCTGAGACCGAGAATGGCAATATATGTGTCTCAAACTTATCATATTTCCCATCTCATATGGAAGTGGATAGCAACGATCAACTCTAAATGTTTGCAAATTATAGAGCTCGCAAATGGAGTTGGGCAAGGCTATGATCTTAGTGTTCGAGAGATCAAGATATCTCAAGTGTATTAGCTTCCCGATTTTTGCTGACAACTCCTTGATTCCTGAACTGGACAAAtttaaaactctcaagaacttAAAGCTCAACAACATATCTTCCGATATATTGATTCTCCAAAACAGTGTGCACAAACGTCCTGGCTCATTTATATTAACTATTTGATCACTTGGTGAGTCCCATCCAAAGTATCGCACTTGAGAAAGATCTTCTGGACCATCGCCCTTCGGATCATATAGTTTAGATTTTAAGATATCTCCAGCCAAATCATGCACAAGATCGTGCATCTTATAGTGTGTTATATTGTTGTGCTCATCTAACTTAACATCTTGCAGCAAGGAATTTCGCAACAGGAGTTGAAAGAACTTGTTCCCAATGTCTTCCATTACGGTGGTCTCTTGACATGGATGAAGAAAGCCTTCGGCCATCCAGAGTTGGATTAGTTGGTCCTTgtcaaactcaaaatcttttGGAAACATTGCAAAGTAAGCAAAGCATTTTTTCAGATATGGAGATGGTAGATAATCATAGCTGAGTTTTAGGATTTTCTTAACGCTATTTTCTTCGTTATCATCTTCACCTGTAACAAGGGGGTTTCCATCAAGAATTGCCTGCCATCCATGTTTGTCCTTGTTGCGTAAGAGGCCTCCCAACACACTTGCAGCCAACGGTAGACCTTGACACATTTCCACAATCATGTTCTTCATGCACACTATCTCTGGAATTTCCCCATCAACAAACGCTCTTTGTTTGAAAATGGACCAACAATGATCTTCTGCTAATTTTTCCAACCTATGAGGACCTACTGTTGCTATTGTGGACGCCACCTGTTCCATACGAGTAGTCACGAGAATGAAGTTTCCTCGGGATGTATTTATTCCTCGCAAGGTGTCAACAAACTCTACCCACAATGTAGAGTCAACACGCCACAAATCATCCAGGACAAGCAAATACTTTCTTCCTGCCAGTTCTTCTTGTAGCGTCTTGACTATTATGTCTCTGCTTTGGACCTCAGTTTTCCTCTTTGTTAAGGATTCGAGGATTAGTTGAAGAAAGCTCTTCATTTCTGACATTTCAGGTAGACACAACCAAACTCTCTTTTCAAAGTATTTCTCGATCTGTTCATCGTTGAAAATACTCTTAGCCATAGTTGTTTTCCCTAAACCCCCCATACCCACTATGGGAATGGTGCACAGAACAACATCATCTCTGATGTTCAACATCTTCCTCTTTATTTCTGCAACATCATTGTCTCTACCAACAACATCCAAAGCAACTACTACGGAATCTGTTTCACGAATTGGTAGTATTTGCCAAGGAGGAACCATGAATGATTGGAGACCGAGGTATTTGGATAACTTATTGATATCCCTCAACTCTTCATTGATGGTGTTGATTTTTCGAGACATTTTGCTCTTAAAGTTGTATGAGAAATGAAACCACTGACCTTTTTCATTGGGTTCTTTTGGATCTTCACTTGTCTTTTGATAGATTCATACCTGAATTCGTCGAACACATTTTCAGCATTTTTAGCAGCTTTCTCAAACCTCTTGAGCCATAGTTTCACAGCCAGATCATCAACTTGTCGTCTTTCTGCATCATGAATGAAAGCTTGGATCAAGGATACATTTTGTGTAAGCATTTCCAGATCTTTCTTGCAGTCGCTTGAGCTACTGAGTTCCTCAATAGTGAGAGAAAGCAGCTTCTGAAGCAAAACTTGAACAGTGGCACCAATTACAGGGTCGGACATTGTTGTGAAAGTTCTTGCACAAAGTCTTCTTCTCAAATAAGTCTTCTTTTGCTTTGCAGACcactaaaagaaaaacaataatgCATACACAATAATTTGAATAAAGGATCACTTTTGGTAGGCCATTGTTGCAGATGTCTTGTTTTGCTAGTTGTTTGAGGAGCCGCCactaaaagaaaaggaataatTCAAACAGTGAATCCAATGGCATAAATATCTCTCCAACACAAACATGGAATCCAATGGCTTTTGTATAACTCTTTCAAACTAAAAAGTAATCACATGTTTCGACTTTGAATACAAGTGATATTTTTTAAGGCAGCAAAGTCACTCAACGTATGAAAATAACCTACCATAGTCATTTCAAACTTTTTTGGGACAATAAAGTCACTAACTATTATTCCAAAGACCAGATTTTTTGCCTTTTGTTTTCATCATTATCTTGTGGGTATAAGAATTTGCAGGATTAATGAGTTCTTGGGTACATGACTTGGACATTACTGCTTAACAATTTGTCTAAAAACCTATCAACTTTTCCTTCGACTTCATGTGGGGATTTACATACAACCACTCACTCCATTTCAATTCGTTTGTCGTATAATGATTtgacacagagtttaagaaagtaaagaagacttttggaTCATATGGTCCTGCATTAAAGGTATGTATCTCTAAtcaattttacttattttttgtcatttat
Proteins encoded in this window:
- the LOC125864074 gene encoding putative disease resistance protein RGA4 → MSDPVIGATVQVLLQKLLSLTIEELSSSSDCKKDLEMLTQNVSLIQAFIHDAERRQVDDLAVKLWLKRFEKAAKNAENWFHFSYNFKSKMSRKINTINEELRDINKLSKYLGLQSFMVPPWQILPIRETDSVVVALDVVGRDNDVAEIKRKMLNIRDDVVLCTIPIVGMGGLGKTTMAKSIFNDEQIEKYFEKRVWLCLPEMSEMKSFLQLILESLTKRKTEVQSRDIIVKTLQEELAGRKYLLVLDDLWRVDSTLWVEFVDTLRGINTSRGNFILVTTRMEQVASTIATVGPHRLEKLAEDHCWSIFKQRAFVDGEIPEIVCMKNMIVEMCQGLPLAASVLGGLLRNKDKHGWQAILDGNPLVTGEDDNEENSVKKILKLSYDYLPSPYLKKCFAYFAMFPKDFEFDKDQLIQLWMAEGFLHPCQETTVMEDIGNKFFQLLLRNSLLQDVKLDEHNNITHYKMHDLVHDLAGDILKSKLYDPKGDGPEDLSQVRYFGWDSPSDQIVNINEPGRLCTLFWRINISEDMLLSFKFLRVLNLSSSGIKELSAKIGKLIHLRYLDLSNTKIIALPNSICELYNLQTFRVDRCYPLPYEMGNMISLRHIYCHSRSQSQMPLNMGQLSCLQTLQYFNVGLEKGRRIEELGRLKNLRGELRINHLQLVRSREEARTTYLQEKSNIYKLSYVWFRDGPEGCETIDEHVLDGLQPHPNLKTLLVEDYLGTRFPSWFSEESLPNLVKLTLSGRKRCKEIPSLGQLKFLRHLKLIGLPELEFIGPTFYGVEVNDNGSCSKFQVFPSLKELLLENMRSLIEWKGVELIPTTSGARMFPGLEKLRIFNCPLLKSTPNQFEILRELEIVEVDSEMPLLNWCSNLTSLVILSVYDVKELTCFPDEMLRNNASLQHLSVADCREFHELPQSLYNLHFLKSLRINLCTNFSSFPVPTGENYLTSLQSLQLISCDGLTSLPSGMLEHCRSLESLKVFNCNNLVSFPLHVGEKPSLSYLNISKCPKLISVPAGGLRLIGLQNLEIGPFSEMVDFEAFQLIFDGIQSLHTLEVWGHLHWDSLPYQLMQLSDLIEIKIYGFGIEALPHRFGNLTSLERLMLMGCKRLQHLDFSDAMPKLCYLCLNDCPLLEAILDGLGNLVSLQELFLQKCKKLEHLPSRDAMRRLTKLRNLEIKGCPKLEESCTNWSGSNSQWSNISHIPKIEVGGSIIQDLRDRLERCGHWCRVGDSACTKLENSRLLVETTKCMDLVET